Proteins encoded in a region of the Sphingomonas jaspsi DSM 18422 genome:
- a CDS encoding YerC/YecD family TrpR-related protein, whose product MTDAPTLSAARAALADELAEALVRLNDKAEARALLADLCTPAEIHTLAERWHVAKLLDAGELTYREIHDATGVSTTTIVRVARFLRQEENGGYRILLDRMGAAR is encoded by the coding sequence CGCGGCCCGAGCCGCCCTTGCCGACGAGCTGGCCGAGGCGCTCGTCCGGCTCAACGACAAGGCCGAAGCCCGCGCCCTGCTGGCCGACCTTTGCACCCCGGCAGAGATCCACACGCTCGCCGAACGCTGGCATGTCGCCAAGCTGCTCGATGCGGGCGAACTCACCTATCGCGAGATCCACGATGCCACGGGGGTCAGCACGACGACGATCGTCCGCGTGGCCCGCTTCCTGCGGCAGGAAGAAAATGGCGGATATCGCATCCTGCTCGACCGCATGGGAGCGGCGCGATGA
- the hisG gene encoding ATP phosphoribosyltransferase has translation MSPDRNRLHMAIQKSGRLSDQSRQLLKDAGLRLAQGGKNNLSARAENFPLDLMFVRDDDIPTFVADGVCELGVVGQNVLEEYTLGLTEPRIEEVARLGFGKCSLKIAAPDSLTYFNLKMLAGQRIATSYPRLLARFLDNNGIEADIVTMRGAVELAPRLGIARFICDLVSTGATLEANGLAPVADVFDSEAVLVRTLKPVDGPHSEKVAALLTRIDGVIATAESKYIVLNAPEEALPAITEILPGAEAPTVVPLIGRPGHVAVQAVCQESVFWETLEKLKRAGASAILVMPIEKMMM, from the coding sequence ATGAGCCCTGACCGCAACCGCCTGCACATGGCGATCCAGAAGTCGGGGCGGCTCAGCGACCAGTCGCGCCAGCTGCTCAAGGACGCCGGCCTGCGGCTGGCGCAAGGCGGGAAGAACAACCTCAGCGCGCGCGCCGAGAATTTCCCGCTCGACCTGATGTTCGTGCGTGATGACGACATCCCCACCTTCGTGGCGGACGGGGTGTGCGAACTAGGCGTCGTCGGCCAGAATGTGCTCGAGGAATATACGCTCGGCCTCACCGAACCCCGGATCGAGGAGGTCGCGCGGCTCGGCTTCGGCAAGTGCAGCCTCAAGATCGCCGCACCCGACAGCCTTACCTACTTCAACCTGAAGATGCTCGCTGGCCAGCGCATCGCCACCAGCTACCCGCGCCTCCTTGCGCGCTTCCTCGACAACAATGGCATCGAGGCGGACATCGTCACCATGCGCGGCGCGGTCGAACTGGCGCCGCGACTGGGGATCGCCCGCTTCATCTGCGACCTCGTTTCGACCGGGGCGACGCTCGAAGCCAACGGGCTGGCGCCGGTTGCCGACGTGTTCGACAGCGAGGCGGTGCTCGTGCGCACGCTGAAGCCGGTCGACGGGCCGCACAGCGAAAAGGTCGCCGCCTTGCTGACCCGCATCGACGGCGTCATCGCGACCGCGGAAAGCAAATATATCGTCCTCAACGCGCCCGAAGAGGCGTTGCCGGCCATCACCGAAATCCTGCCGGGCGCCGAAGCGCCCACCGTCGTGCCGCTGATCGGCCGGCCCGGTCACGTCGCGGTCCAGGCGGTATGCCAGGAATCGGTGTTCTGGGAGACGCTGGAAAAGCTGAAGCGCGCCGGTGCGTCGGCGATCCTCGTCATGCCGATCGAAAAGATGATGATGTGA
- the hisD gene encoding histidinol dehydrogenase, translating into MRYDWSDDDRRAEALARPRGRDDGAMLASVRDIVNDVRVRGWDGLVDQARRIDRAEPRRLAVAPFAALARDMMPAATQAAIRLAARHIETFHRQTMPTDTEVITYPGLSVAKEWRPIRRAGLYVPGGKAPLFSTLLMLAIPARVAGVDELVVVTPPRPDCTLDPAIALAAEICGIEHIWILGGAQAIAALAFGAGDIPAVDRICGPGNAWVAAAKALVSAMPGGPGIDLPAGPSELLVIADDSADPATVAADLLSQAEHDMEAQVLLVSPSAALIDTVDREVTAQSTAMGGNHAPTRFIRCRDLAEATEIANAYAPEHLTLACENASAMVRDIRNAGAIFVGHKAAESFGDYLAGSSHVLPTDGAARFTGGVSTLTFMKAVTVQRITPRAAAALAAPAAALARLEGLEAHARAAEARAEA; encoded by the coding sequence ATGCGGTACGATTGGTCCGACGACGATCGCCGCGCGGAGGCGCTGGCACGACCGCGTGGCCGCGACGATGGGGCCATGCTGGCTTCGGTACGTGACATCGTCAACGACGTCCGTGTCCGCGGCTGGGACGGCCTCGTCGATCAGGCGCGGCGGATCGACCGAGCCGAGCCGCGGCGGCTGGCGGTCGCCCCCTTTGCCGCATTGGCCCGCGACATGATGCCCGCCGCGACCCAGGCCGCCATCCGGCTCGCGGCCCGGCACATCGAGACGTTCCACCGCCAGACCATGCCGACCGATACCGAGGTCATCACCTACCCGGGCCTTAGCGTCGCCAAGGAATGGCGGCCGATCCGGCGCGCCGGCCTCTATGTGCCGGGCGGCAAGGCACCGCTTTTTTCCACCTTGCTGATGCTGGCGATCCCGGCGCGCGTGGCGGGGGTTGACGAACTGGTGGTGGTGACGCCGCCGCGGCCGGATTGCACGCTCGATCCCGCCATCGCGCTGGCGGCGGAGATTTGCGGGATAGAGCATATCTGGATCTTGGGCGGTGCGCAGGCGATCGCTGCCTTGGCGTTCGGCGCGGGCGACATTCCTGCCGTCGACCGCATCTGCGGGCCGGGCAACGCCTGGGTGGCGGCGGCCAAGGCACTGGTGTCCGCCATGCCCGGCGGCCCCGGGATCGACCTGCCTGCAGGGCCGAGCGAGTTGCTGGTGATCGCCGACGACAGCGCCGACCCCGCGACCGTCGCTGCCGACCTGCTCAGCCAAGCCGAGCATGATATGGAGGCGCAGGTGCTGCTGGTGTCGCCGTCGGCCGCGCTGATCGATACGGTCGATCGCGAAGTGACGGCGCAGTCCACGGCGATGGGCGGGAACCATGCGCCGACGCGGTTCATCCGCTGCCGCGACTTGGCAGAGGCGACCGAGATCGCCAATGCCTATGCGCCGGAACATCTGACGCTGGCGTGCGAGAACGCATCGGCGATGGTCCGTGACATCCGCAACGCCGGGGCGATCTTCGTCGGCCACAAAGCCGCGGAAAGCTTCGGGGATTACCTTGCCGGGTCGAGCCATGTTTTGCCGACCGACGGCGCTGCGCGGTTTACCGGCGGCGTGTCGACATTGACCTTCATGAAGGCGGTAACCGTGCAGCGGATCACCCCGCGCGCTGCCGCCGCGCTGGCCGCGCCGGCCGCCGCGCTCGCGCGGTTGGAGGGGCTGGAAGCCCATGCCCGCGCGGCCGAGGCGAGGGCGGAGGCATGA
- the hisC gene encoding histidinol-phosphate transaminase produces MSIVQRLARPAILALPPVDIAGAPVPGTVRLDANENPYLPLVQGQPGINRYPDPQPLSLRRRMADLYGVTADRLWVTRGSDDAIDLLIRAFCEAGRDSIAIVEPTFSAYAQFARVQGADVVRARLTDDFRFDADAVIAACRDARPKLLFLCTPNNPTGTPVDPADVRRIAGALPDTLVIADEAYGEFSDQPSLAAEAEGNVAVLRTLSKAYGLAGARIGCLIGSPELVDLVSRVSPPYPLPGPSIAAALDALGPERMPIHRQRVADLLAERARLAGALRGVDEIRSVREGGNFLFLEVADPEDLARRLAAAAVRVRFRPNAAPGGVRITVGTAEENAAVLGVFGLAADRPGRRASVVRDTKETRIALAIDLDRDGPRQIDSGVPFFDHMLDQVAAHGGFALTLACDGDTDIDPHHSVEDVAIALGTALNRALGDKRGIGRFGFALPMDETEAQVLIDLSGRPFARFDGSFATPAVGDLPTQMVPHIFRSIADSLGAAIHVRVSGENDHHKVEACFKAFGRALRQGLAIEGRGDALPSTKGML; encoded by the coding sequence ATGAGTATCGTCCAACGCCTTGCGCGCCCTGCGATCCTTGCGCTGCCGCCGGTCGACATCGCCGGTGCACCCGTGCCCGGCACCGTCCGGCTCGACGCCAACGAAAATCCCTACCTGCCGCTGGTCCAGGGGCAGCCGGGGATCAATCGCTATCCCGATCCGCAACCCCTGTCGCTGCGTCGCCGGATGGCCGACCTTTATGGCGTGACCGCCGACCGGCTGTGGGTGACGCGTGGCAGCGATGACGCGATCGACCTGCTCATCCGCGCATTTTGCGAAGCGGGGCGGGACAGCATCGCCATCGTCGAGCCGACCTTTTCCGCCTATGCCCAGTTCGCACGGGTGCAGGGGGCGGACGTTGTGAGGGCGCGCCTCACCGACGACTTCCGCTTCGATGCCGATGCGGTGATCGCGGCGTGCCGGGACGCTAGGCCGAAGCTGCTGTTCCTGTGCACGCCCAACAACCCGACCGGCACGCCGGTCGATCCGGCCGACGTTCGCCGCATCGCGGGCGCACTGCCCGATACGCTGGTCATCGCCGACGAGGCCTATGGCGAATTTTCGGACCAGCCCAGCCTGGCTGCCGAAGCCGAGGGCAATGTGGCCGTGCTGCGCACCCTGTCCAAGGCCTATGGCCTCGCCGGCGCGCGCATCGGATGCCTCATCGGATCGCCCGAACTGGTCGACCTGGTATCGCGCGTGTCGCCGCCTTATCCGCTGCCCGGCCCGAGCATCGCCGCGGCCCTCGACGCGCTGGGCCCCGAACGGATGCCGATCCACCGCCAGCGGGTCGCCGATCTGTTGGCCGAGCGCGCGCGACTGGCCGGGGCGCTGCGCGGGGTCGATGAGATCCGGAGCGTTCGCGAGGGCGGCAATTTTCTTTTCCTTGAGGTGGCCGATCCGGAGGATTTGGCGCGACGGCTGGCTGCCGCCGCCGTCCGCGTCCGCTTCCGCCCCAACGCGGCGCCGGGCGGCGTCCGGATTACGGTCGGTACAGCGGAGGAAAATGCAGCCGTCCTCGGCGTGTTCGGTCTTGCCGCCGACCGGCCCGGCCGCCGAGCGTCCGTCGTTCGCGATACCAAGGAAACGCGGATCGCGCTTGCCATCGACCTCGACCGCGACGGGCCGCGGCAGATCGACAGCGGCGTTCCCTTCTTCGACCATATGCTCGACCAGGTCGCGGCGCATGGCGGGTTCGCGCTGACGCTGGCCTGCGACGGCGACACCGACATCGACCCACACCACAGCGTCGAAGATGTCGCGATCGCGTTGGGCACCGCGCTGAACCGGGCGCTTGGCGACAAGCGCGGCATCGGCCGCTTCGGCTTCGCCCTGCCGATGGACGAAACCGAAGCGCAGGTGCTTATCGACTTGTCGGGCCGACCCTTTGCCCGGTTCGACGGCAGCTTCGCGACCCCTGCCGTCGGCGACCTGCCGACGCAAATGGTGCCGCATATATTCCGTAGCATCGCCGACAGCCTTGGTGCGGCGATCCACGTTCGCGTGTCCGGCGAGAATGATCATCACAAGGTCGAAGCCTGCTTCAAGGCGTTCGGCCGCGCGCTTCGGCAAGGGCTGGCGATCGAAGGCAGGGGCGACGCGCTCCCATCGACCAAGGGCATGCTGTGA
- the hisH gene encoding imidazole glycerol phosphate synthase subunit HisH codes for MTALAILDLGYGNTRSIALAFERLGADPRLTDDPAVAAGAGRLVLPGVGAAGTAMQRLRETGLDETLATRTRPTLGICLGMQLLFERSEEDGGIDLLGILPGEVRALAPKPGFPVPHMGWSRIEAATDGTGVDAGDYVYFAHGYVCPDGTATSATSMYGDATVPAAIRLGHLWAAQFHPERSSSPGANFLKAFLRS; via the coding sequence GTGACCGCGCTTGCCATCCTCGACCTTGGCTATGGCAATACGCGTTCGATCGCGCTGGCGTTCGAACGACTGGGAGCCGATCCCCGGCTGACCGACGACCCGGCCGTAGCTGCGGGGGCAGGGCGGCTGGTGCTGCCGGGTGTCGGAGCGGCAGGAACGGCGATGCAACGGCTGCGCGAGACCGGTCTCGACGAGACCCTGGCGACGCGAACCCGGCCGACGCTCGGCATCTGCCTAGGGATGCAATTGCTGTTTGAGCGCAGCGAGGAAGATGGCGGGATCGATCTGCTCGGCATTCTTCCGGGCGAGGTTCGCGCACTTGCGCCAAAGCCCGGCTTTCCCGTTCCGCACATGGGCTGGAGCCGGATCGAAGCCGCCACCGACGGTACCGGCGTCGATGCGGGCGACTATGTCTATTTCGCCCACGGCTATGTCTGCCCCGACGGGACGGCGACGTCGGCAACAAGCATGTATGGCGACGCGACGGTGCCGGCCGCGATCCGGCTGGGCCACCTCTGGGCCGCGCAGTTCCACCCTGAACGCTCGTCGTCGCCGGGCGCCAATTTCCTGAAAGCTTTCTTGCGCTCATGA
- a CDS encoding HisA/HisF-related TIM barrel protein: MKLLPAIDLIGGRCVRLEQGDFDRETTYDDDPAAALAGFVEGGAEEAHLVDLDGAKAREPRQHGLFVDLAMASPLKLQVAGGFRTHAQVERVLLNGVNRVVIGSLALDDPALFSAMLADFGPDRLTLALDVRVENGVPMVATHGWLTGSGRTLDAVLKDFPLVRHLLVTDIARDGMLSGPNAHLMQDIAERFPTIELQASGGVGGLDDLTVLRATGARRAIVGKAIWERRFSVAEGIAHARG, from the coding sequence ATGAAACTCCTTCCCGCCATCGACCTTATCGGCGGCCGCTGCGTGCGGCTCGAACAGGGCGACTTCGATCGTGAGACGACCTACGACGACGACCCCGCGGCCGCGCTTGCCGGGTTCGTCGAGGGCGGCGCGGAGGAAGCCCATCTCGTCGATCTGGACGGCGCGAAGGCGCGCGAGCCGCGCCAGCATGGCCTGTTCGTCGACCTCGCCATGGCCTCGCCGCTGAAGCTGCAGGTCGCGGGCGGCTTCCGCACCCATGCGCAGGTCGAACGGGTGCTGCTGAACGGCGTCAACCGCGTGGTCATCGGCAGTCTCGCGCTCGACGATCCCGCGCTGTTCAGCGCGATGCTGGCCGATTTCGGGCCCGACCGGCTGACACTCGCGCTCGACGTGCGGGTTGAAAACGGTGTCCCGATGGTCGCGACCCATGGCTGGCTGACGGGGTCCGGGCGTACGCTGGATGCGGTGCTGAAAGACTTTCCGCTGGTCCGCCACCTGCTGGTCACCGACATCGCCCGCGACGGCATGCTGTCAGGGCCCAACGCCCACCTGATGCAGGATATCGCCGAGCGCTTCCCGACCATCGAACTGCAGGCATCGGGCGGGGTCGGCGGTCTCGACGATCTCACCGTGCTGCGCGCGACCGGCGCGCGTCGGGCGATCGTCGGCAAGGCCATCTGGGAGCGACGGTTCAGTGTCGCCGAAGGGATAGCACATGCCCGCGGCTAG
- the hisF gene encoding imidazole glycerol phosphate synthase subunit HisF, translating to MPAARIIPCLDVADGQVVKGVQFRDHRVIGDIVEHALRYRDEGADELVFYDITASADRRSVDPAWVERVAAVIDIPFSVAGGIGDVDTARTILSAGADKVSVNSPALDRPDLLAELAAAFGRQCVVLGIDSLVGDDGTLQVKQFTGRPDATRDSGRDTIGWARQAVTLGAGEIVLNCMDRDGVRRGYDLDQLGALVAAVDVPVIISGGAGEPQHFADAFRAGASGALAASVFHDRRIAIADLKDYLASQGLEVRP from the coding sequence ATGCCCGCGGCTAGGATCATTCCCTGCCTGGACGTGGCCGACGGGCAGGTGGTGAAGGGTGTCCAGTTTCGCGACCATCGCGTCATCGGCGATATCGTCGAACACGCACTACGTTACCGCGACGAAGGGGCCGACGAGCTGGTCTTCTACGACATCACGGCCAGCGCCGACCGGCGCAGCGTCGATCCGGCCTGGGTCGAGCGCGTCGCGGCGGTGATCGACATTCCCTTCAGCGTCGCCGGCGGGATCGGCGATGTCGATACCGCCCGCACCATCCTGTCGGCCGGTGCCGACAAGGTCAGCGTCAACTCGCCCGCGCTCGACCGGCCCGACCTCCTCGCAGAACTCGCCGCCGCCTTCGGCCGCCAATGCGTCGTGCTGGGAATCGACAGCTTGGTCGGCGACGACGGGACGCTACAGGTCAAGCAATTTACCGGTCGCCCCGACGCAACCCGCGACAGCGGTCGCGACACGATCGGTTGGGCGCGGCAGGCCGTCACGCTGGGCGCAGGAGAAATCGTGCTGAACTGCATGGATCGCGACGGCGTGCGCCGCGGCTACGACCTCGACCAGCTCGGCGCCTTGGTCGCGGCGGTGGACGTACCGGTCATCATCTCGGGCGGCGCGGGCGAACCGCAGCACTTTGCCGACGCCTTCCGCGCTGGGGCGAGCGGCGCGCTCGCGGCGTCGGTCTTTCACGACCGCCGCATCGCGATCGCCGACCTCAAGGACTATCTCGCGAGCCAGGGACTGGAGGTTCGGCCATGA
- the hisIE gene encoding bifunctional phosphoribosyl-AMP cyclohydrolase/phosphoribosyl-ATP diphosphatase HisIE, with the protein MIDPDTLAWDKMGGLIPVIVQDRSDGAVRMVGYVNRDALAATIDSGFVTFFSRSKQRLWTKGEISGNRLRLVAARADCDGDALLLTVDAEGPTCHLGTPSCFGDIEANPHFLDALADRVRDRASADPSDSYTARLLSQGVKRIAQKVGEEGVETALAATAGDRDELISEAADLIYHLTVLLQAKDIGWDSVAAELEQRK; encoded by the coding sequence ATGATCGATCCCGACACGCTGGCTTGGGACAAGATGGGCGGCCTCATCCCCGTTATCGTTCAGGACCGCAGCGACGGCGCGGTGAGGATGGTTGGCTATGTGAACCGCGATGCGCTGGCGGCGACGATCGACAGCGGGTTCGTGACATTTTTCAGCCGATCCAAGCAGCGGCTCTGGACCAAGGGCGAAATCAGCGGCAACCGGCTGCGGCTGGTGGCGGCGCGCGCCGATTGCGACGGTGACGCACTATTGCTGACCGTTGATGCCGAAGGTCCGACCTGCCACTTGGGCACGCCCAGCTGTTTCGGCGATATCGAAGCGAATCCGCACTTCCTCGACGCTCTTGCTGACCGCGTGCGCGACCGGGCGTCGGCCGACCCAAGCGACAGCTATACTGCAAGGCTGCTGTCACAAGGGGTGAAACGCATTGCCCAGAAAGTCGGGGAAGAGGGCGTCGAAACCGCCCTCGCTGCCACGGCCGGCGACCGTGACGAGCTCATCAGCGAAGCTGCCGATCTCATCTATCATCTCACCGTTCTGCTGCAGGCAAAGGATATCGGCTGGGACTCGGTCGCGGCGGAACTTGAGCAGCGTAAGTAA
- a CDS encoding AfsR/SARP family transcriptional regulator has protein sequence MPAWSVRLFGAEELRFHQHPIQSLPDIWWPMFSALLAAPRASLSRSRLAGGLWPERDEGAARHCLSTALWRIRSKLPPDQALIDVHDETISLNLAHCWIDAPVMVRRAQRITIEPALLDVANERDRLGRALALYRGSFMPERNYEWIALERERMRTLFLDAMYQLAVAELAAGRIDRARNSAQRLCEVEPFREDAQRLLMTAHDRSGSRGMALAQYRDLRELLKCELGIEPMPETVRLAERIASGRPDMFDPAPAARPVPKRRPDRDRALLLAARDLLSQSLALIDQTIDR, from the coding sequence ATGCCGGCATGGAGCGTTCGCCTGTTTGGTGCGGAAGAATTGCGCTTCCACCAACACCCCATCCAGTCCTTGCCAGATATATGGTGGCCGATGTTCTCGGCATTGCTGGCGGCCCCGCGCGCCTCATTATCCCGCTCGCGGTTGGCTGGCGGCTTGTGGCCCGAGCGCGATGAAGGTGCGGCGCGACACTGCCTGTCCACGGCCCTGTGGCGGATCCGAAGCAAGCTGCCGCCGGACCAGGCGTTGATCGACGTCCACGACGAAACCATCAGCCTCAACCTCGCCCATTGCTGGATCGATGCGCCGGTGATGGTCCGACGGGCGCAGCGCATTACGATCGAACCCGCGTTGCTCGATGTCGCCAATGAGCGGGACCGGCTGGGTCGCGCGCTGGCGCTTTATCGCGGCAGTTTCATGCCCGAGCGCAACTATGAGTGGATCGCCCTAGAGCGCGAACGGATGCGGACCCTGTTCCTCGATGCCATGTATCAGCTTGCCGTGGCGGAACTGGCGGCTGGCCGCATCGACCGCGCCCGCAACAGTGCGCAGCGGCTGTGCGAGGTCGAACCCTTCCGCGAAGATGCGCAGCGGTTGCTGATGACGGCGCACGACCGGTCCGGCAGTCGCGGCATGGCACTGGCGCAATATCGCGACCTGCGCGAGCTGCTGAAGTGCGAATTGGGGATCGAACCGATGCCGGAGACAGTCCGGCTGGCGGAACGCATCGCGTCCGGTCGACCTGATATGTTCGACCCTGCGCCGGCAGCGCGGCCGGTGCCGAAGCGCCGACCCGATCGCGATCGCGCGCTCCTTCTCGCTGCGCGCGACCTGCTGTCGCAATCGCTCGCGCTGATCGACCAGACGATCGATCGCTAG